Genomic window (Vigna unguiculata cultivar IT97K-499-35 chromosome 10, ASM411807v1, whole genome shotgun sequence):
ATTATCTTCGCTTCCATGACCTGAAAACACATTatacatatgaaaaactattcaTGAACTAAAAAAAGGACAGAAATTTTTTCAATATGTTGATAAACAAACCTGAAGGGTGCCCCTTGGGGGAAGTAGGGGAAGGTTTGATTCTCTTGACTCCGATTTGAGAGTAGAGAATTCCAGCAAAGGTAAGAGCCAAAGCCAAACCACATTTCAGAAGAAAAGGCTTCATACCCTTTTCCTCTTTCGTTATGAAACCAAAAAACCTAATTATTCTTTCCGTCATCATGAGAGAGATCACAAATTAGATCATCTTCTATCCCATGTCACGcccaagagaaaaaaaaaacacagagcCATTTCTGGTTTATGCCTACATACACAACCACCAtggataagaaaaagaaaaattattagcTAATGTAgaatattgttaatttttgttcgtaaattaaaaatcttaaatacaTGCGACAGAAAATTTGACTAGCCAGAAATAATTCAACTGTCTGATAATTTCTCTGATATAGTAACCATTAAAGTCACATGCACCACGTCAAATCAAAACATACAAGACCTAGGACGTTCTAAACAAGAGAAATagtaaaggaagaagaacaatacttcaaaaaaaaaaacgatatTCATGATCCACTACCAATAAAAACTTGATGAATCATGGGAAACATGAAAATAAGCAATACCCGATGAACTTTACATTTATTTGTGCATGATCATGCTGGAACTCCTCGTGACTCGATTAAAAGAGATCCAGCAGAAGCGTGGCGTTTCTATGAGGTTTTGTTTTGGTAACAGTTTGAATAGCGTATCTGCGTGTCGCTCTCGTGGACAGAGGAACAACTGTGTCTAAACGCAACCTTAGAAAAAAGAACGAATGTGTCTTTAGCAACAAATACTGGCCATGGATTTTTGTCTTACGTAAAGGGTGAATGCGACATGGGGAGAGGATCATTTGAGAGGGAGAACCAGAATGAACTTCAAATAATTGTCAGCAAAATTATTGAAGAGATAAAATGGGTGAGAGAGAAAgcgaaaaaaagaagaaaattgtgACGCATTTATGTAACAACCAACGATACATGGGATAAATATTCTTCATATTTATCCTCTACGTTATTTAATTATAGAGCTGTGAGACCAAATATAGCAAATAGATGCCcataattaaggatatgtgcCCTTTCCAATATTCTTAAGCGGTTTCCCTTCAAAACTCTTTTTCTCAacctttcttttatttgaatttgaattttttgttagattttttttcttttgttttaaaatatattaaaaaatatttaaaatattaatacagtatatttttaatattcagcAGAAAAGATATTACTAaaagaaatcaataaaaaatttagactcctttatttttttattaagaaagtaatatatttaatttcataaaaaaatccatttttatataatataaatttgttttatcttaattaatgaaatattttaaataatttttaaatgtatattcaatattattttgtgttgtatataataagtttattttttggAAACAAAATTATGACGAGGATAGAGAAAAATCACTATGACTagtccttttcttttttaatatatctaaaTTAAACATACAAATTATATACGATTCAATTTGAATCGAAAGAAAGTATGAACcaaatgaaatcaaattttgtGATTTGGTTTAGAtcgattttatatttttatttgcataactttttttttatcaatatatatttgggttgtttatttttctaatacgAGGATTTAATGATCTATACCATATGCAAACTCCTAGTTTTGAAGCCATttgcatttctttttttttaacaattattagtattttcttAATCCATTAAACTCCTTCCAAACGATTTTAATATCTTGACCATATTTGTATAATGTTTCAatgtattttctttaatatttctataatgttaaacaatttgattacatataacaatttttttttccttcaagaAAGAAGTTTAGATGAAATATAAAGACATATTGGTGTCAATGCTTttacaaataagaaataaatattattttatgttttattagtaaattttgaGGGAATAGGATGGGTGTGAGATTGACCTTCTTTAGTCCTGAAGAAAAAGTTTatctttcttaaatttttgtctcaatctatttaaaaaattgagtatATTTGTGTCACATGTATCTTTGTTTgttctaattattaattaaattattgttttacaaaaataaaaattacacagAAAAATAGTATTATCTAGGTattgaatgttaaaataattaattacataaatatcaataacgattagataaatgtaaaataattataaaaaataataatactcaaACATgtgatgagaaaaataaaatatgaaactaaaaattaaataaaaattaatataattttttacgttacctaataatttaaatatattttaataattcataatCAAAATAAGTATAAAGACAAGTAACAACAACGAAGAGACATAATATTAGGTATTACCTGAAATCAATAATACCACGACATAATTAATTAGGTATTACCTATCATATTTGTACtcaataatacaaatatttttttgtcaaaatcgAGAGGAATTTGAataatatagtaaaataaattcatttgttatctctatgatataaattatatataacccCTAATATTCGTCTATGATAAGTGAGTCAAATATATGATATACatgcataaaatttaaaatatataaacattaaaatatttgtttttaaatgttttctttCAACATTTTTCTTCGTAGACTCTTCGTAACCAATAATCAATTTTGGTGTGACTggataaacaaaaatatcaaaaagtgCAAGTTGAACGGAAttctgagaaaaaaaatttattgaaataaattcaataaattttgattttaataagtTATCTagattaattttcaatttttttttgcttaTGGAAGTCCAATGAAATCTAACTATGAGTGTATTTGAAATTAGGTATGCACTTACAAAATCACGTGAAAACACAAAGTTGAGTAGTCGACTCCAAAACTCTTTTTCTCAACCTTTCTATGTTtcttttgttaagaaaataatatatttaattttagaaaattgtcATATTTATTACTTGGAATGTGAGATTGCATTGACTTAGAGAAATATATTGTGAAATTAgacatattaataaataatataataataattatatagaccaaataaataataaatcttgttattataaattttaaatgattttaatcatttaaattaacCAAGAGAATCCTATATGAATTTTGaagtaattaaattttgggTTAAATGTCTATTTCCACTCATGGTACTATAAAGTTAGGGCTATTTATACCAAGTTatcacttatttatatttattttcaattttttcattgCTTATGGAATTTCGAAATTTGGTAAGTACTTCCAAAATCACGTGAAAACATAACacttgggttttttttttctgcctCGTTTCTCTATTAATcctcacctttttttttttgtcgaaGAATTTATGACTACTTTTCTATACAATTTtggtgtttttattttgtttaattcatgattttttataattctatttcaaactaaaaatatttttattttcaatgtatAATGTAATACTTAATTAtggatatttaattttgtactaTGTATAATCCGATATCATATAAAATTACACACATGAGATCTTTTTTCCGGACCGAGACGATATCTAAGCTGAAGATAggagagtgaaaaaaaaaattgtagagtctttatgatataatttcgatatataaaaacacaaattttctattttaaatttaatataatgtaTCAAGAAAAGtgatttaattagtaaaaaagaaataaacatcATTAACAAAAGgggaataaatataaataaaattgattattaaatcataattacaactatccaaaataatttaagtaaatgttttttgttttaaaacaagagacgaaagtttgagttaaacaaaatacaacatcaaaattatgtataagttttttcttatttaaccttttttttgtCTATGTTTCTTCCTTTACTTATATTATTCAAGATTAAATAGATAATTGATGACATTGAATCTTTGATCGCTGGAAATTGATTGacacaaaccctaaccctaattatATTCCTAAATGTTTTCCCACTCCATTTGTAGTTTCCCTCCATTCCTACTCCGCAGGGCGGATCCAAAAGTAAGTGCAAGCTTTGGCAATGACACCCCGCAGGACCCCAATTCAACCAATGCTAAGTTTGATGAAGAATTTCGAAAGGGAAAGCAAAGAGGGAGAGTGGTGGGTGGTAGTGATGGTGGTGGGGGGGTTGTTattgggaagaagaagaagtcgAAGGAGAAAGTTGAATGGGTTTGCAGCAATTGTGGGTACAGTGCAGGACAATGGTGGGGCGTGTGCCGTTCATGCAATGTATCAGGAACTATGAAAGAGGCCAAATTCAGCAGTGATGCTGGTAGTATGATTAGTGGGTTTTCAGTATTAGAGGATGGCGTGGGATCGTGGCTACCGCAACAGGAAGGAGAGTTACGTCCCTTGAGATTGGCAGAGGTAAACCGGGGACTTGATCATCACCATTGGAGAATTCCTTTGTAAGTTTCCCTATCTCTATATATTTGTCTAGTAATGGTAAGTGAACATCAAAGGTCTTGTTTGAGGCCTTTGTAAGTTGGAAACATTTTAGTGCATTCTATTCCAGTTTGAGTCCAAAAATGATTCATAATTGACACTTTGTGTTGTGTTTGTATACACCTAGATACAGTAAGACGTAGAAGAGAGACAGATGTATACGTATCGGTAAAAATAGAAAGGTAGAGAGAAATGAGAGGTGTCAATAGAGTGATTGTTGCACTGATGCAGGGGCTCATACTTTATATATCATTATACTTTTGATCTTACACTGTTTAAGTCATGTTAGGCTCAACTGAACTTTTGTTCTTTGCGACTAAAACTTGAAGAGTAGGAAAGGAAAGTCCATTGCCATTCTGTATTATGGATTTAGGGTAGGTGAAGAGTTTATCGCTCCCTAGTTCTCTCTCTCTATGAATCTCCAATTTGCATGATTTGCCACTTCCAATTGTGAAGCACTAGCTCTCTCTAAAGTTTAAACAGATGGAGATGTGTGTCTGAAGGGTTTTATTGCATCTCTAAAACACTCATCCAAGAGCCCGTTGGGCTTGACTTGTAAACAATGTACAAGCCCCCCTACCCTGAGCTTGAATTCAACTGTTTATTTAGAAAAGTGGGGGCTTATATCATTTTGGAACTAACTAACTAGCTTAAAAGCTTAAGCTATTTGATTTAGGCGAAAGATAGAATGGTTTTATCAAACATCTCTAAAGATGAACATCTTTTATTCatttcaatccatttttttGGGGCTTGCCCTTAACAATTTTTCTTTATGTGTGTGTGAGATTGTGGTAGTTTCTCATGCCAAACCTACCCAATAATCAAGAAAGACATTATGGAAAAGTGGTATACATAACTGAGCAGTGACCCTTACCCCCTGAACTAACATTTGAGGTTAAGTACTTCAATTAGATTCAAACTCAAATTCCTATGGTTACAATTATATAAAGcgtgcttttattttcttttattgtaaaaTGTAGTTATAgatttttatgtaaaagataCTCAAGGTTATTTCTTATATTAATCTAAAAGTTGGTGTTCTGTCTTCGGTtctgatattttaacaaaaaattaattaaacaagaAATGTAGTTATAgatttttatgtaaaagataCTCAAggttatttttcacaaaatcaAACTGTAACAAGAAAGCTCTGAATCACGATAcctttttaatgaaaattgtcTCCTTCATTCATAAGCatttaaaatagaagaatatcaTCTGGTAATCATCTGAAGCACTCGGTAGTTAGTACTGACATTAATCTGGTGTCTTTTTCAAGGGTTATAATTTGTAGCTTGCTTTAATTTCAGGTCTGGTCCATTTGGAGATGAAATTTCCAGAGTGCTTGGTGGTGGTCTAGTACCAGGTCTGGTTCATTTCTTAACTATATGCTATGCCATCAACTATTGACATTGAGAATTTTTTTGctttttccttcctttttttCTGCATGTATAAAGATTTTTTCAGCTGAAAAATTGTTAGATGCATCTGTAGCAAGGGTGTTTAACACCATGGTCTCTTGATTGGGATTTTTTTTGTTCTGGTTTTAGTTAGATATTGTTTGCTGAGAACTGTATTAACATTCTACTTTGATTTATTTCCATAAAATGTAGCTTTTTTTCTATTCTAATTGTAGAGATCAATTACATCTCTTATTAGTTTATTGTTAGTTTTGCACAGTTTTTTTGTATTGCGAGCCTTGTGCACTGGTTCATCCTTTTTTTACAAACATTTTGTCTTCATCATGTTTGAAATGAATAGTTTATTTGATGGGACTAGACTTGTTTAAAAAGTTGCAACATCTGGTGATTTTTCTACGAGGATGGATAGTGGTTATTGGTATATTATTTATGGATTCTCATTCTGGTCTCTTTTTTTTCACGGGCTTCCTATGATCCTAATATTTAAATTCTCATCTGAATGCTTCTTCTAGCTATACAATATGatctctatttttattaatcCAACTACACCTGAAGCTTCACAACCAATTGCATTGAATGGCTAACTTTGTCTATAAATCTGGTTGTTGAAGGCTCATTGACTTTAGTTGGTGGTGATCCTGGTGTTGGGAAGAGTACTCTTTTGCTGCAGGTACGAATTATACTGGCCACTGGGATAGTAAAACTGGATTTTACAATTTTAGATGGTTAACttctttttgtattcttttatgGACTTGGCCGATTTGGGCTaacatttgttttaattttaacatcTGGATCGGAAGATAGCTTCAATTATTGCAGAACGGCACCATGATGATGGAGCATCTCCAGTTGTATATGTCTCTGGTGAAGAGGTGCTTTGACCAAgtattttactagttttaaattttgaaactttgatgtTCCAAATTGCTGAAGTTAAAAGCTCTCAGAgcttttaaaaatcttatacatttttattagtgCATTTATATGATTGGAAAGTAATAAATTTGATGCTAAGCTGTAGAAAATTAGTGGTAAGCCTCATTTTATCAGCCTTTTTGTTTCCATTCTATTATGCCAAAGATGGGTAGTCTAGTGTCACCTTTGATTTACAGCTGTTATTTGTTGTACTTTTTTATGTAGTTTgcatttatgttaattttggCATTTTATGTTACAGAGTGTTGAGCAAATTGGTAACAGAGCAGATCGTCTTAGGATTCAATcagatatttatttatactcAAGTAATGATGTTGAGGTGCCTAGTATTTTCTTGTGCTTACTTTTTTACATGAATTTTGGTGATTTATAATGTTACTTATTGCTATAAAAAAGTATGTTTTGCTTAAAACGTTATTCTTGATAATTAATTGTCAGGAGTATTGTAAAGAAGTCAACACTATTGTATTTTTTCTTCAGGACATATTGAAGAAAGTTCAGCATCTCTCCCCTGGGGCTCTAATTGTTGATTCAATACAAACTGTTTATTTAAAAGGAATAATGGGAAGTCCTGGAGGGATTATGCAGGTGggaaaatcattattttttattataagaagCGGACAGTCTTGGTGTCGTAATTTTCCATtgctttaaattatttaatgatttaatttattctaCTTTATCACACTGCTTCACTTGTATTTAAAGTCACGGGTAAGATAGGTTTAATTTTTCTGtaacaaaaatgtaaaaatcCATCTGCTATACCTTCTTGACTGTGAAGTGAAATGCTTTGTTCCATTGTACGTGACATTTAATAGGTGTGAGACAGGTGAAAGAATGCACTTCAGCTTTACTCCGATTTGCAAAGAAGACAAACATCCCAGTTCTTCTGGTGAGCATACATGTCAATCAATTTTTTGAACAATACgttttagattaatttagtgCTTGTACTTAAGTGGTGAATCATTTATCTATTCATGTACATACTGTAATATTTTGATGATATACACTTGTTATAGGATGGCAATCTTCCTGATATGCCCTTTTTTCTTCTCAGTGTTATCTTTTGGTAAATTTAGAATTTCTTTAATATTCTCTTAGTGAACCTAAAACGGCTGAGTACTTGTGTATTATGTAATAATGGATCACCTGTGGCATTTCTGTTAAAGGGCTTTGAATTGTTGATTCACATGTCCACggatttatttctttttttctagtGTCTCTTacctttttgttttatatttcagATTGGACATGTGACAAAATC
Coding sequences:
- the LOC114165075 gene encoding uncharacterized protein LOC114165075 is translated as MFSHSICSFPPFLLRRADPKVSASFGNDTPQDPNSTNAKFDEEFRKGKQRGRVVGGSDGGGGVVIGKKKKSKEKVEWVCSNCGYSAGQWWGVCRSCNVSGTMKEAKFSSDAGSMISGFSVLEDGVGSWLPQQEGELRPLRLAEVNRGLDHHHWRIPLSGPFGDEISRVLGGGLVPGSLTLVGGDPGVGKSTLLLQIASIIAERHHDDGASPVVYVSGEESVEQIGNRADRLRIQSDIYLYSSNDVEDILKKVQHLSPGALIVDSIQTVYLKGIMGSPGGIMQVKECTSALLRFAKKTNIPVLLIGHVTKSGDIAGPRVLEHIVDVVLYMEGEKYSSHRMLRAVKNRFGSTDELGVFEMSHSGLQAISNASEMFLSEQHLDSEVLAGLAVAVIMDGSRTFLIEIQALCLSSSTGSRQVNGIQLNRADMIISVLIKQAGLRLREHAVFLNVVSGLTLAETAGDLAIAAAICSSCLEIPIPNDIAFIGEIGLGGELRMVHRMDKRVYTVAKLGFRMCIVPKVAEKALGTEGLEKMKVVGCRNLKEVINTVFPNIMMKRR